Proteins encoded within one genomic window of Kibdelosporangium phytohabitans:
- a CDS encoding GntR family transcriptional regulator, with the protein MSLTLPATTGADRPPALGLWSTTDHGRTLAVLIPHRQSERIADVSVSENSRAVQVRITRAGLPAAAGARLVRSIRNLPLTLPLGNRRLTMTWDGEPIPLLQAVPAGVEDGGGSASERAKKELVGLIETLEPGSALPSERALSERLDIARMTLRNAVDELTLAGRVSRRRGSGTYVAESKLLCRITPDGVNLDPVAPGAGFGHVHVVRDVVEADSDVAADLALAPGDLVLHIGRLLLADHRPFGLISRHIPIARLAETPGAPSAMRWFTGRTAREETRIQLSTASPPEARTLDLSQLQPMLAWHKTALDDTGAPLERTRVLVRGDRAILDLSSPPST; encoded by the coding sequence GTGTCGCTCACCCTTCCCGCAACGACCGGCGCGGACCGGCCGCCCGCGCTCGGGCTGTGGTCGACCACCGACCACGGCCGCACGCTGGCCGTGCTCATCCCGCACAGGCAGAGCGAGCGGATCGCGGATGTGTCAGTGAGTGAGAACTCCCGTGCGGTCCAGGTCCGGATCACCCGGGCCGGGCTGCCCGCGGCGGCGGGTGCCCGGTTGGTCCGATCGATCCGGAACCTCCCGCTGACCCTCCCGCTCGGCAACCGCAGGCTGACGATGACGTGGGACGGCGAGCCCATCCCGCTGCTGCAGGCAGTGCCCGCCGGCGTCGAGGACGGCGGCGGGTCAGCGTCCGAACGGGCGAAGAAGGAACTGGTCGGCCTGATCGAGACCCTCGAGCCCGGCTCGGCGCTGCCGTCGGAACGGGCGCTCTCCGAGCGCCTGGACATCGCCAGGATGACGCTGCGGAACGCGGTGGACGAACTGACCCTGGCTGGCCGGGTGTCCAGGAGGCGGGGAAGCGGGACCTACGTCGCCGAGTCGAAACTGCTCTGCCGGATCACCCCGGACGGGGTGAACCTCGACCCGGTGGCGCCGGGCGCGGGCTTCGGGCACGTGCACGTCGTGCGGGACGTGGTGGAGGCGGACAGCGACGTGGCGGCCGACCTCGCACTGGCCCCGGGTGACCTGGTCCTGCACATCGGCAGGCTGCTGCTGGCCGACCACCGCCCGTTCGGCCTGATCTCCCGGCACATCCCGATCGCGCGACTGGCGGAGACCCCCGGCGCGCCGAGCGCGATGCGCTGGTTCACCGGGCGCACCGCGCGGGAGGAGACGCGCATCCAACTGTCGACGGCGAGCCCACCGGAAGCGAGGACGCTGGACCTGAGCCAGCTCCAGCCGATGCTGGCCTGGCACAAGACGGCGCTCGACGACACCGGCGCACCGCTGGAGCGCACCAGGGTGCTCGTCCGGGGCGACCGGGCGATCCTGGACTTGTCCAGCCCTCCGTCGACGTGA
- a CDS encoding BTAD domain-containing putative transcriptional regulator, giving the protein MPLGIDKSALGERGRRALPRVELLGPVRVMRDGVEVGLGPGRQRAVFVVLAMRSGQPVSRAELVEAVWGHAAPASAGGSVYTYVSGLRRALRDLGRDVIVSAGNGYSLRVDAHQVDVTLFDELCEQANALAARGEHRAVTDKLGDALVLWRGEAFAGVPGPFAEQERIRLEQSWLRAVELCTRARLELGDHVEVAADLEILVRDHPLLESLRELLMVALARSGRHAEALEVFEDARVTLAEELGAQPGPTLRQVHADVLAGKDMVARPRLPSLQVMPCPAKAEPDHPFVGRQAELDLLRRWLSRTRDGVGGAIWIEGDPGIGKSELVRAAVKAGDPAGGDIQIGWAVADELSGRFPLQIMLECLGLDRKLPAGESVVTAVERLCRNGPLVLVLDDMQWADTDSVQAWRRLYEASKRLPLLLICTVNTGHGRTDLRELHRYVRSDTRGGASVELGPLSFVESEALLSGLVRARPGRVLRRITSRADGNPLYMREVVGALQADDAIDTVDGVAYVDEGKADDVPRTLLAAVERSSKSLSDSTREMLVWVAVLGTEAVVGTIAAVSGRPVWYLVRAVTDAVNANVLVEDGPKLVFRHQLMRDTVYGSVAVPTRGVLHRQAAKVLAEAGAPPHRVSEQLVAAGGDTAPWVAGWLVEHAAELAVRAPQVAAELLAQVIDTVELGDPRREVLLTAEVRVLFQLSRDPEAKARHALALCADPVRCAEMRQLLAAIVYRRGRRAEAIATLTEVPLDPVLPEAWRLRHKALLAYLRRDMSNVDTAEVAAKDAYEDAVAAGDDFLAAHALQARWLVDSIRRDHLEALRHIDEAITFVAGKPDYAGTHFDLLDNKIYSLQNLDRLDDADAALAAVARLGPPQDIPIGLHVTAAVHNYWRGRWDEALKSLGTIVGEGPSITYAGLIDAGPARLLLYGLSALISARRGNHIEAAAHLDAAEHCLVTTKAELESLDFLLAARALVAVQVGDLARGYAILAPIVQPHYAGMMLRHQWLPALVRVAAKMGDWEKVEQAVEVVEFEAAREPVPARAFAALQRCRALLSRDPEQALVAADHYRRVGRPMELAATMGDIADLHAERGRPADARAASAVAAEIFTGVGAEWDLAQLTGSGI; this is encoded by the coding sequence GTGCCTCTCGGGATAGACAAGAGTGCACTGGGGGAGCGGGGTCGGCGAGCGTTGCCGAGGGTCGAGTTGCTGGGCCCGGTCAGGGTGATGCGCGACGGCGTGGAGGTCGGGCTCGGACCCGGCAGGCAACGGGCTGTCTTCGTGGTTCTGGCGATGCGGTCCGGGCAGCCGGTTTCGCGTGCCGAGCTGGTCGAAGCGGTGTGGGGCCACGCGGCGCCCGCCAGCGCGGGCGGCAGCGTCTACACGTATGTTTCCGGACTGCGCAGGGCATTGCGCGACCTGGGCCGCGACGTCATTGTGTCCGCTGGAAACGGTTATTCGTTGCGTGTGGACGCACACCAGGTCGATGTCACGCTCTTCGACGAGCTATGCGAGCAAGCGAATGCGTTGGCCGCCCGTGGTGAACACCGGGCGGTGACCGACAAACTCGGTGACGCGCTGGTGCTGTGGCGCGGCGAGGCGTTCGCCGGTGTGCCGGGGCCGTTCGCCGAACAGGAGCGGATCAGGCTCGAACAGTCGTGGCTGCGCGCGGTGGAGCTGTGCACCAGGGCCCGGCTGGAACTCGGCGACCACGTCGAGGTGGCCGCCGATCTGGAGATCCTCGTACGCGATCACCCGCTGCTGGAGTCCTTGCGGGAGCTGCTGATGGTCGCGCTCGCCCGCAGCGGGCGGCACGCGGAGGCGCTTGAGGTCTTCGAGGACGCGCGCGTGACCCTGGCGGAGGAACTGGGCGCCCAGCCAGGCCCCACCTTGCGGCAGGTGCACGCCGATGTGCTGGCGGGCAAGGACATGGTGGCCCGGCCGCGGCTGCCGAGCCTGCAGGTCATGCCGTGCCCGGCCAAGGCGGAGCCCGACCACCCGTTCGTGGGCAGGCAGGCGGAGCTGGACCTGCTGCGGCGGTGGCTCAGCCGCACGCGCGACGGCGTGGGTGGCGCGATCTGGATCGAGGGCGACCCGGGGATCGGCAAGTCCGAGCTGGTCCGTGCCGCGGTGAAGGCCGGCGATCCGGCGGGCGGCGACATCCAGATCGGCTGGGCGGTGGCCGACGAGCTGTCCGGCCGGTTCCCGCTGCAGATCATGCTGGAGTGCCTCGGGCTCGACCGCAAGCTGCCCGCGGGCGAGTCGGTGGTGACGGCCGTCGAACGGCTGTGCCGCAACGGCCCGCTCGTCCTCGTGCTCGACGACATGCAATGGGCGGACACCGACAGCGTGCAGGCGTGGCGCAGGCTGTACGAGGCCAGCAAACGCCTGCCGCTGCTGCTGATCTGCACGGTCAACACCGGACACGGCCGGACGGACCTGCGGGAGCTGCACCGCTACGTGCGCAGCGACACGCGCGGCGGGGCGTCGGTCGAGCTCGGCCCGTTGTCCTTTGTGGAAAGCGAAGCGCTGCTGTCCGGGCTGGTCCGCGCGCGGCCCGGCCGGGTGCTGCGCCGGATCACCTCCCGCGCGGACGGGAACCCGTTGTACATGCGGGAAGTGGTCGGCGCGCTGCAGGCGGACGACGCGATCGACACGGTCGACGGCGTGGCCTACGTCGACGAGGGCAAAGCCGACGACGTGCCACGGACGCTGCTCGCCGCGGTCGAGCGCTCGTCGAAGTCGTTGTCCGACAGCACGAGAGAGATGCTGGTGTGGGTCGCCGTGCTCGGCACAGAGGCGGTCGTCGGCACCATCGCGGCGGTCTCCGGTCGTCCGGTGTGGTATCTCGTGCGCGCGGTGACCGACGCGGTGAACGCGAACGTGCTCGTCGAAGACGGCCCGAAGCTGGTGTTCCGGCACCAGCTCATGCGCGACACGGTGTACGGCAGCGTCGCTGTGCCGACCAGGGGCGTGCTGCACCGCCAGGCCGCCAAGGTGCTCGCCGAGGCGGGCGCCCCGCCGCACCGGGTGTCCGAACAACTCGTGGCCGCGGGCGGGGACACCGCGCCGTGGGTGGCGGGCTGGCTGGTCGAACACGCCGCCGAGCTGGCCGTCCGGGCCCCGCAGGTCGCGGCCGAGCTGCTCGCCCAGGTGATCGACACGGTCGAACTCGGCGACCCGCGCCGTGAGGTGCTGCTCACCGCCGAGGTCCGGGTGCTGTTCCAGCTGTCCCGCGACCCGGAGGCGAAAGCGCGGCACGCGCTGGCGCTGTGCGCGGATCCCGTGCGGTGCGCGGAGATGCGGCAGCTGCTCGCGGCGATCGTGTACCGGCGAGGACGGCGTGCCGAGGCGATCGCGACGCTCACGGAGGTCCCGCTGGATCCGGTGCTGCCGGAGGCGTGGCGGTTGCGGCACAAGGCGTTGCTGGCGTATCTGCGGCGCGACATGAGCAACGTCGACACGGCCGAGGTCGCCGCGAAGGACGCGTACGAGGACGCGGTGGCCGCCGGTGACGACTTCCTCGCCGCGCACGCCCTGCAGGCGCGGTGGCTGGTGGACTCCATCCGCCGCGACCACCTCGAAGCGCTGCGGCACATCGACGAGGCGATCACGTTCGTCGCGGGCAAGCCCGACTACGCCGGCACGCACTTCGACTTGCTGGACAACAAGATCTACTCGCTGCAGAACCTCGACCGGCTCGACGACGCCGACGCCGCGCTGGCCGCGGTGGCGCGACTGGGCCCACCGCAGGACATCCCGATCGGCCTGCACGTGACCGCGGCGGTGCACAACTACTGGCGTGGCCGGTGGGACGAAGCGCTGAAGTCGCTCGGCACAATCGTCGGCGAGGGTCCGTCGATCACGTACGCGGGCCTGATCGACGCGGGGCCGGCGAGGTTGCTGCTGTACGGCCTGTCCGCGTTGATCTCCGCCCGTAGAGGCAACCACATCGAGGCGGCGGCGCACCTGGACGCGGCCGAGCACTGCCTGGTGACCACGAAAGCCGAGCTGGAGAGCCTCGACTTCCTGCTCGCGGCCCGCGCGCTGGTCGCGGTCCAGGTCGGCGACCTGGCGCGGGGCTACGCCATCCTGGCGCCGATCGTCCAGCCGCACTACGCCGGGATGATGCTGCGCCACCAGTGGCTGCCCGCGCTCGTGCGGGTCGCGGCCAAGATGGGCGACTGGGAGAAGGTGGAGCAGGCCGTCGAGGTGGTGGAGTTCGAAGCGGCTCGGGAACCCGTGCCCGCCCGGGCTTTCGCCGCGTTGCAACGCTGTCGTGCGTTGCTGTCACGTGATCCCGAGCAGGCGCTGGTCGCCGCCGACCACTACCGCCGGGTGGGCAGGCCGATGGAACTGGCGGCGACCATGGGCGACATCGCCGACCTGCACGCCGAACGCGGCCGACCGGCCGACGCCAGGGCCGCGTCGGCCGTAGCCGCGGAGATCTTCACCGGTGTCGGGGCCGAGTGGGATCTCGCGCAGCTGACGGGGTCCGGGATCTAG